A single genomic interval of Hydractinia symbiolongicarpus strain clone_291-10 chromosome 8, HSymV2.1, whole genome shotgun sequence harbors:
- the LOC130654090 gene encoding NF-X1-type zinc finger protein NFXL1-like — protein sequence MNPAFGRGRGRGQGRGRINQNDSPWSVKTPASSESSTKIDLPIKGSEVSNEHENMRIKMVRMAEKYMDMAENDDSSEEDMHEDEIINKTVKEYQNLLQDQECEENQFLIDVLQSGAVTCLVCIENVKRLDAIWSCSQCCCIFHLQCIQKWAKEGVGRQALSCNEDISKQNFTWHCPKCRHEYTQQECPTKYICFCAKEENPAFDPWIVPHSCGQRCEKPLMPKCGHNCLLLCHPGPCPPCPKTVNNKCHCGRKGPMLKRCSNKNWSCGKTCERDLSCGHHTCKEFCHSGDCPPCPFKSEQPCLCGKNNATRECANPEWSCGQECSKNLSCGHHVCERICHSGPCGDCPRSGLRTCPCGKTESTLPCTENVSSCEDTCLKDLTCGKHKCTKRCHYGACETCLQVVEKTCRCARRRKEVPCSQPFICDFKCTNTKTCGRHQCKRKCCDGTCPPCEQICNRTLNCRNHKCPSPCHQGMCYPCPLTKKVTCYCTKTAITVPCGKEKTTKPPRCKQSCGTPPDCHHTSRANHRCHYGRCPPCKYKCEKTLSGCQHLCQETCHDHIFDKEATELNKLRSASKKAVRDVFVSLPCPSCKTPVSKLCLGEHVNEDFPCSEVKPYSCRRPCGRLLACGNHTCERECHVVKGHPPEGKAGRNCIPCEEICLKDRPSGCIHDCKLPCHPDPCPECETHLKLSCHCSMVKMYVKCSEFNNADDEKKDSILCCKARCPKLMSCGHICPKVCHKDVCGDPEVCVEMTKLKCSCGRKKKDFPCPEVRSGVAKLDCDERCKEMKDKKKKEQKEKEESEKAAELKKQQEELEKYERKKQGKKRKQRRVTETEDEEGFFKKNQNLIIMITVVVVLMVAVLIGLSQTR from the exons atgAATCCTGCTTTTGGAAGAGGAAGAGGACGTGGTCAGGGTAGAGGACGTATCAATCAGAATGATTCTCCATGGTCAGTCAAAACCCCTGCTTCATCAGAGTCATCAACAAAAATAGACTTACCTATTAAAGGTAGTGAGGTATCAAATGAACACGAGAACATGAGGATAAAAATGGTCCGAATGGCTGAGAAATACATGGACATGGCAGAAAATGATGACTCATCCGAAGAAGATATGCACGAAGAtgaaattataaacaaaacagTGAAAGAATATCAAAATCTACTTCAAG ATCAAGAATGTGAAGAAAACCAGTTCTTAATTGATGTTTTGCAATCCGGTGCAGTGACCTGTCTTGTTTGTATTGAAAATGTCAAACGATTAGATGCC ATATGGAGTTGTTCACAATGTTGTTGCATCTTTCACTTGCAATGCATACAAAAGTGGGCGAAAGAAGGTGTAGGCAGGCAAGCACTGAGTTGTAATGAAGATATAAGCAAGCAGAACTTTACATGGCACTG TCCAAAATGTCGTCATGAATATACTCAACAAGAATGTCCTACAAagtatatttgtttttgtgcaAAAGAG GAAAACCCAGCATTTGATCCATGGATTGTGCCTCATTCATGTGGTCAACGTTGTGAGAAACCACTTATGCCAAAATGCGGCCATAACTGTCTCCTTCTTTGTCATCCAG GTCCATGCCCACCTTGTCCAAAGACAGTAAACAACAAGTGCCATTGTGGAAGAAAAGGTCCCATGTTGAAAAGATGTAGTAATAAAAATTGGTCATGTGGCAAGACTTGTGAAAGGGACTTGTCATGTGGACATCATACATGTAAAGAATTTTGTCACAGTG GTGACTGTCCACCTTGTCCTTTTAAAAGTGAGCAACCATGCTTATGTGGAAAGAATAATGCTACAAGAGAATGTGCAAATCCAGAATGGTCTTGTGGACAG gaGTGCAGTAAAAATTTGTCATGTGGGCACCATGTATGTGAAAGAATTTGCCACTCTGGACCTTGTGGTGATTGTCCTCGCTCTGGTCTGCGTACATGTCCATGTGGAAAAACAG AATCAACTTTGCCATGCACAGAAAATGTTAGCTCTTGTGAAGACACCTGTTTAAAGGACTTGACATGTGGAAAGCATAAGTGCACCAAGAGATGTCATTATGGAGCCTGTGAAACTTGTTTACAA GTTGTTGAGAAAACTTGTCGTTGCGCTAGACGAAGAAAAGAAGTCCCATGCAGTCAGCCGTTTATTTGCGATTTCAAATGTACTAACACTAAAACTTGTGGAAGGCACCAATGCAAAAGAAAG TGTTGCGATGGGACATGTCCACCTTGCGAACAGATATGTAATCGCACGTTAAACTGTCGGAATCATAAATGTCCATCACCTTGTCATCAAG GTATGTGCTATCCATGTCCGCTCACGAAGAAAGTGACATGTTATTGTACAAAGACTGCAATCACTGTGCCATGTGgtaaagaaaaaacaaccaAGCCACCGAGATGCAAACAGTCATGCGG CACACCACCAGACTGTCATCATACATCTAGAGCG aatcATCGTTGCCATTATGGTAGATGTCCGCCCTGTAAATACAAATGTGAAAAGACTTTGTCAGGGTGTCAACATTTGTGTCAAGAGACGTGTCATGATCACATTTTTGACAAAGAGGCTACT gaGCTGAACAAACTAAGATCAGCCAGCAAAAAAGCAGTCCGCGATGTCTTTGTCTCACTTCCTTGTCCTTCTTGCAAAACGCCAGTTTCTAA atTGTGTTTAGGCGAGCATGTG AATGAAGATTTTCCGTGTTCCGAAGTGAAACCATATTCCTGCAGGCGACCGTGTGGAAGATTGCTTGCATGTGGAAACCATACCTGTGAACGAGAATGTCACGTGGTCAAGGGTCATCCCCCTGAAGGAAAG gCTGGACGAAACTGTATTCCATGCgaagaaatttgtttaaaagacAGGCCTTCTGGTTGCATTCATGACTGTAAACTACCCTGTCATCCAG acCCTTGTCCAGAATGTGAAACGCATTTAAAACTCAGCTGTCATTGTAGTATGGTGAAAATGTATGTTAAATGCAG TGAATTTAACAATGCTGACGACGAGAAAAAAGATAGTATACTTTGCTGTAAAGCACGATGTCCGAAATTGATGTCATGTGGCCATATTTGTCCAAAAGTATGTCACAAGGACGTTTGCGGTGATCCGGAAGTTTGCGTTGAGATGACGAAGCTGAAATGTTCCTGTGGAAGAAAGAAGAAG gaTTTTCCCTGTCCAGAAGTGCGTTCTGGTGTTGCAAAACTTGATTGTGACGAAAGATGCAAAGAAATGAAAGATAAGAAGAAGAAGGAGCAGAAGGAAAAAGAAGAATCTGAAAAAGCAGCAGAGTTGAAAAAACAACAG GAGGAGTTGGAGAAGTATGAGCGAAAGAAACAGGgtaaaaaacgaaaacaaaggCGTGTGACAGAGACAGAAGACGAAGAAGGTTTCTTTAAAAAGAATCAAAACTTAATAATCATGATTACTGTGGTTGTTGTGTTGATGGTAGCGGTTTTAATAGGATTATCACAAACCAGATAG
- the LOC130654094 gene encoding mitochondrial ornithine transporter 1-like produces the protein MGSNQTLSREAIIDFTAGAIGGTCCAYVGQPLDTIKVKMQTYPNLYTNSIKCASDIFRKQGFLQFYAGAVPAAAANIAETSVLFLCYGQCQKAVSYVAGTDKDHMTTLLKATSGSFASFFAAFALCPLELVKCRMQTLQEFKGTHKNITPFTIVKDVLKRDGPLGFYRGITSTVLREVPGYFFFFGGYETTKRWLSKDKDNNEDLGLLRTILAGGVGGISIWGAIYPFDIIKSRMQVYSGGGKPIGFLDTARMIAKEGGILSFYSGIGPTLFRAFPACAALFVGYEYSKILLTYIADRKEL, from the exons ATGGGGTCTAATCAGACTCTGAGTAGGGAAGCCATCATTGACTTCACTGCAGGTGCCATCGGAGGAACATGTTGTGCATATGTTGGACAGCCACTGGACACAATTAAAGTGAAAATGCAAACATATCCAAATTTGTATACAAATAGTATCAAATGTGCTTCGGATATTTTCAGAAAGCAAGGGTTTCTTCAGTTTTATGCCGGTGCCGTCCCAGCTGCTGCTGCAAATATTGCTGAAACATcagttttgtttctttgttatgGCCAGTGTCAGAAAGCTGTTTCGTATGTTGCTGGTACGGATAAAGATCACATGAcgacactgttaaaagccacgtCTGGATCATTCGCATCATTTTTTGCAGCATTTGCGTTGTGTCCTTTAGAACTTGTCAAGTGCAGAATGCAAACCTTACAAGAGTTTAAAGGCACACACAAAAACAT CACACCTTTTACGATCGTTAAAGATGTGTTGAAGAGAGATGGACCACTTGGATTTTATCGTGGTATCACGTCGACGGTTTTACGCGAAGTTCCtggttatttctttttttttggagGTTACGAAACAACTAAACGATGGCTGTCGAAAGATAAGGACAATAATGAAGATTTAG GTCTGCTTCGAACGATACTAGCTGGTGGTGTAGGTGGTATCTCCATATGGGGTGCAATATACCCATTCGATATTATTAAATCAAGAATGCAG GTATATTCTGGTGGTGGTAAACCGATTGGATTTCTAGATACAGCTCGCATGATTGCAAAGGAAGGAG GTATACTGTCGTTTTACAGTGGCATCGGACCGACATTGTTTCGTGCGTTTCCAGCGTGTGCCGCATTATTCGTTGGTTATGAATACTCAAAAATATTATTGACATATATCGCAGATCGAAAAGAGCTATGA
- the LOC130654091 gene encoding epsin-2-like, whose protein sequence is MALRRQVKNVVRNFTDIEVKVREATSNDPWGPSSSLTSEIADATYNVQAFAEIMTLLWKRINDHGKNWRHVYKSLVVLDYIVKTGSERVAQQCRENIFAIKTLKDFQFIDKDGKDQGINVREKSKMLVALLKDDERLKNERQRALKAKERFSQSEGGIGNTSFPKNRRFQGTLKYTESRGSVDDTNIPSQTFQEKNIPADSRSTDGRIDSEIEKVRPSNEAEEELQLQIALAMSREEAEKGEKVNQAESQLFGGATHSNQPQPATSTLLTLSDPVQPPKSNTALDPWMQPAPTLQTVIQPPRTQPVADPWGAPVQPTTTTNLPVMMNNLNMNQPKVDPWNNAPPPSVDPWDSQAPAPALSNDPWGMSKQPTAIQDPFASQMPAMTMSSAFTPIAPISSNSTGANEFSLFDSTAPSTKPKTESSFLSNGAHLVDVENILAAKPQTNNPTAVNPFMTSAGNTNPFLQEKPKPKSINEIRSDKSNIFASTSPSGDMLLEAPLQPMNNQQNTNNPFL, encoded by the coding sequence ATGGCTTTGCGAAGACaagtaaaaaatgttgttagaaacTTTACAGATATAGAGGTCAAAGTACGAGAAGCAACAAGCAATGATCCCTGGGGTCCATCCAGTTCTCTTACCAGTGAAATTGCAGATGCCACATATAATGTACAAGCTTTCGCTGAAATTATGACATTGTTATGGAAGAGAATCAATGATCATGGAAAAAATTGGAGGCATGTTTACAAATCCTTGGTTGTTCTTGATTACATTGTTAAGACTGGCAGTGAAAGGGTTGCTCAACAGTGCAGAgaaaatatatttgcaattaaaacattaaaagattTTCAATTCATTGATAAAGATGGCAAAGATCAGGGTATCAATGTTAGGGAGAAATCAAAAATGTTAGTCGCATTATTGAAGGATGATGAACGTCTCAAAAATGAACGTCAAAGAGCATTGAAAGCCAAAGAAAGGTTCTCACAATCTGAAGGTGGCATTGGAAACACTAGTTTTCCAAAAAATAGGAGATTTCAGGGAACACTTAAGTATACTGAGTCAAGAGGGAGTGTCGACGACACTAACATTCCATCCCAGACTTTTCAAGAGAAGAATATACCAGCAGATTCAAGATCTACTGATGGTCGTATTGATTCAGAAATTGAAAAAGTGCGTCCATCCAATGAAGCAGAGGAAGAATTGCAGTTGCAAATTGCTTTGGCGATGAGTCGAGAAGAAGCAGAAAAAGGTGAAAAGGTTAATCAGGCTGAGAGTCAGCTTTTTGGTGGAGCAACTCATAGTAATCAACCCCAGCCAGCAACATCAACCTTATTAACTTTATCAGATCCTGTGCAACCACCAAAATCAAACACAGCTCTTGATCCATGGATGCAGCCAGCTCCAACTTTACAAACAGTCATTCAGCCACCTAGAACACAGCCAGTTGCTGATCCTTGGGGTGCACCTGTACAACCTACAACTACTACTAATCTTCCAGTTATGATGAATAACCTTAACATGAATCAACCAAAGGTTGACCCATGGAATAATGCTCCTCCTCCTTCTGTTGATCCATGGGATTCTCAGGCACCAGCACCTGCCTTATCCAACGATCCATGGGGAATGAGTAAACAACCTACTGCAATTCAAGACCCATTTGCTTCTCAGATGCCTGCCATGACAATGTCATCTGCATTTACACCAATAGCACCCATTTCATCTAACAGCACAGGTGCAAATGAATTTAGTCTCTTTGACAGTACTGCACCAAGTACTAAACCTAAAACAGAATCTTCATTTTTATCGAATGGTGCACATCTAGTTGACGTCGAAAATATTTTAGCAGCCAAACCACAAACTAATAACCCCAccgctgtcaatccgtttatgACGAGTGCTGGCAACACTAATCCATTTCTGCAAGAAAAACCAAAGCCAAAGTCGATAAACGAAATTCGTAGTGACAAATCCAACATTTTTGCATCTACCAGTCCCAGTGGGGATATGTTGTTGGAGGCTCCTTTGCAACCAATGAATAATCAACAAAACACTAACAATCCTTTCTTGTGA